The Chrysoperla carnea chromosome X, inChrCarn1.1, whole genome shotgun sequence genome includes a region encoding these proteins:
- the LOC123302609 gene encoding endothelin-converting enzyme homolog isoform X2: protein MIVKMTRYKHTGFKDEDSLSCGTVQLTEGISTSATHIRYHTRGSLWRTRTSLEKVLLIILACLLVITLLLTCLLTSSKNNYKIQISNINQQTIQGHQTNHGQLTGADQQYCFTAPCIHASSDILKGLDQSVDPCENFYEYACNGWVKENPIPEGKPMWGTFAKLEQHNQLIVKNALAKVEEDLKSKAEKKAKIYYESCMDSEDVIEKLGAEPMINLLTKLGGWNLTHSGFNLSKWNLQKSLQEVQNRYNMGGLFNWEVGEDDRNSSRHIIQIDQGGLTLPTRDYYLNITGHAKILDAYEEYMVKVASLLDPTITDINGTIRPQVKEIIQFETRLAAIFSPAEQRRDEERMYHNMSLADLDEKAPFISWTDYFSDAFKQVGKKITSKEIVVVYAPEYLQNLTVIIREYNGTKKGQIALSNYVMWQTVKSLTPSLSREFRDAYKPLRKVLIGSDGGEETWRYCVQETSNVLGFAVAAMFVRLNNASKPKPLAEKIISEVREAFKENLKHLDWMDAETRKAAMEKADGISDMIGYPDYILKPKQLDEKYAGLAVRRDEYFSNNIRVNQFNLKKNLEKLNQPVNKSEWGMTPHTVNAYYTPTKNQIVFPAGILQRPFFDINNPTSLNLGAMGVIMGHELTHAFDDEGREYDTKGNLNRWWKNATIERFKQKTACFRKQYDKYEINNKHVNGIQTLGENMADNGGLRAAYHAYLKWEAEQLQKNATNGNSIVETMLPLPGLNLTHRQLFFVSFAQVWCSVVTEEATNLLIEKDSHTPAKYRVIGSLSNFKEFSEQFGCKPNTYMNPESKCEVW, encoded by the exons ATGATTGTTAAG ATGACGCGCTACAAGCATACAGGCTTCAAAGATGAAGATTCGTTAAGTTGTGGGACCGTTCAATTAACTGAAGGGATTTCAACAAGTGCTACTCATATTCGATATCATACg CGTGGATCTTTATGGCGGACACGGACATCTTtagaaaaagtattattaataatattggcCTGTCTGCTAGTAATTACGTTGCTTCTAACATGTTTATTGAcaagttcgaaaaataattataaaatacaaatatcaaatatcaatCAGCAAACGATTCAAGGTCACCAAACTAATCATGGACAATTAACTGGCGCTGATCAACAGTACTGTTTTACAG ctCCTTGCATCCATGCCTCGTCTGATATTTTAAAAGGCTTGGATCAATCAGTAGATccatgtgaaaatttttatgaatatgcaTGCAACGGTTGGGTCAAAGAAAATCCAATTCCAGAAGGGAAACCGATGTGGGGCACGTTTGCTAAATTAGAACAACATAATCAATTAATTGTGAAAAATGCTTTGGCTAAAGTTGAAGAAGATTTAAAATCAAAGGCtgagaaaaaagcaaaaatttattatgaatcgTGTATGGATTCGGAAGATGTCATCGAAAAATTAGGTGCTGAACCAATGATTAATTTACTAACGAAACTTGGAGGGTGGAATTTAACACATTCTGGATTTAATCTTTCCAAAtggaatttacaaaaaagtttacaAGAAGTTCAAAATAG atacaatATGGGAGGATTATTTAATTGGGAAGTTGGCGAAGATGATCGAAATTCTTCACGTCATATTATACAAATTGATCAAGGTGGTTTAACTCTACCAACCAGAgattattatctaaatattaCAGGCCATGCCAAAATTTTAGACGCTTATGAAGA atACATGGTGAAAGTGGCTTCATTGTTAGACCCAACAATCACCGACATAAATGGAACAATTCGACCTCAAGTTAAGGAAATCATACAATTTGAAACTCGTCTGGCAGCAATTTTTTCCCCGGCCGAACAGCGTCGAGATGAGGAACGAATGTATCATAACATGTCGTTGGCGGATTTAGATGAAAAagcaccatttatttcatggacCGATTATTTTAGTGATGCCTTCAAACAAGTTGGTAAAAAAATCACATCGAAAGAAATCGTTGTGGTTTACGCAccagaatatttacaaaatttaacggTTATTATCCGCGAATACAATGGAACGAAAAAGGGACAAATTGCTTTGAGTAATTACGTGATGTGGCAAACTGTCAAATCGTTAACACCAAGTTTATCACGAGAATTTCGTGATGCCTATAAACCGTTGCGTAAAGTTTTAATTGGTTCGGATGGCGGAGAAGAAACTTGGCGTTATTGTGTCCAAGAAACATCAAATGTGTTAGGTTTTGCTGTGGCGGCCATGTTTGTTCGCTTAAATAACGCATCAAAACCAAAACCACTGGCTGAGAAAATTATATCGGAAGTACGTGAagcttttaaagaaaatttaaagcatTTAGATTGGATGGACGCGGAAACACGAAAAGCGGCCATGGAAAAAGCTGATGGTATTTCCGATATGATTGGATATCCCGATTATATTCTGAAGCCAAAACAATTGGATGAGAAGTATGCTGGTTTGGCAGTACGTCGAGATGAATATTTCTCTAATAACATTCGAGTTAACCAATTTAACTTgaagaaaaatttggaaaaattaaatcaacCTGTTAATAAATCTGAATGGG GAATGACTCCACATACGGTAAACGCATACTACACCCCAACAAAGAATCAAATAGTTTTTCCAGCTGGAATTTTACAACGTCCATTCTTCGATATAAACAATCCAACGAGCTTAAACTTAGGTGCAATGGGTGTAATCATGGGACACGAATTAACTCACGCCTTCGACGACGAGGGTCGTGAATACGATACAAAAGGTAACTTAAATCGTTGGTGGAAGAATGCAACAATTGAACGATTTAAACAGAAAACCGCATGTTTTCGTAAGCAATACGATAAATATGAGATTAACAATAAACATGTGAATGGTATCCAGACATTGGGCGAGAATATGGCGGATAATGGTGGATTACGGGCTGCTTATCATGCTTACTTAAAATGGGAGGCAGAACAATTGCAAAAGAATGCAACGAATGGTAATTCAATTGTGGAAACTATGCTACCATTACCGGGATTAAATTTGACACATcgacaattattttttgtttcttttgcgCAAGTGTGGTGTTCAGTTGTCACCGAGGAAGCTACAA ACTTACTAATTGAGAAAGATTCGCATACACCAGCTAAATACCGGGTGATTGGTTCATTGTCAAACTTCAAGGAATTCTCTGAACAATTCGGTTGTAAACCGAACACATACATGAATCCAGAAAGTAAATGTGAAGTATGGTAA
- the LOC123302609 gene encoding endothelin-converting enzyme homolog isoform X1: MDCLNSIHMTRYKHTGFKDEDSLSCGTVQLTEGISTSATHIRYHTRGSLWRTRTSLEKVLLIILACLLVITLLLTCLLTSSKNNYKIQISNINQQTIQGHQTNHGQLTGADQQYCFTAPCIHASSDILKGLDQSVDPCENFYEYACNGWVKENPIPEGKPMWGTFAKLEQHNQLIVKNALAKVEEDLKSKAEKKAKIYYESCMDSEDVIEKLGAEPMINLLTKLGGWNLTHSGFNLSKWNLQKSLQEVQNRYNMGGLFNWEVGEDDRNSSRHIIQIDQGGLTLPTRDYYLNITGHAKILDAYEEYMVKVASLLDPTITDINGTIRPQVKEIIQFETRLAAIFSPAEQRRDEERMYHNMSLADLDEKAPFISWTDYFSDAFKQVGKKITSKEIVVVYAPEYLQNLTVIIREYNGTKKGQIALSNYVMWQTVKSLTPSLSREFRDAYKPLRKVLIGSDGGEETWRYCVQETSNVLGFAVAAMFVRLNNASKPKPLAEKIISEVREAFKENLKHLDWMDAETRKAAMEKADGISDMIGYPDYILKPKQLDEKYAGLAVRRDEYFSNNIRVNQFNLKKNLEKLNQPVNKSEWGMTPHTVNAYYTPTKNQIVFPAGILQRPFFDINNPTSLNLGAMGVIMGHELTHAFDDEGREYDTKGNLNRWWKNATIERFKQKTACFRKQYDKYEINNKHVNGIQTLGENMADNGGLRAAYHAYLKWEAEQLQKNATNGNSIVETMLPLPGLNLTHRQLFFVSFAQVWCSVVTEEATNLLIEKDSHTPAKYRVIGSLSNFKEFSEQFGCKPNTYMNPESKCEVW, translated from the exons atggaTTGTTTAAACTCAATTCAT ATGACGCGCTACAAGCATACAGGCTTCAAAGATGAAGATTCGTTAAGTTGTGGGACCGTTCAATTAACTGAAGGGATTTCAACAAGTGCTACTCATATTCGATATCATACg CGTGGATCTTTATGGCGGACACGGACATCTTtagaaaaagtattattaataatattggcCTGTCTGCTAGTAATTACGTTGCTTCTAACATGTTTATTGAcaagttcgaaaaataattataaaatacaaatatcaaatatcaatCAGCAAACGATTCAAGGTCACCAAACTAATCATGGACAATTAACTGGCGCTGATCAACAGTACTGTTTTACAG ctCCTTGCATCCATGCCTCGTCTGATATTTTAAAAGGCTTGGATCAATCAGTAGATccatgtgaaaatttttatgaatatgcaTGCAACGGTTGGGTCAAAGAAAATCCAATTCCAGAAGGGAAACCGATGTGGGGCACGTTTGCTAAATTAGAACAACATAATCAATTAATTGTGAAAAATGCTTTGGCTAAAGTTGAAGAAGATTTAAAATCAAAGGCtgagaaaaaagcaaaaatttattatgaatcgTGTATGGATTCGGAAGATGTCATCGAAAAATTAGGTGCTGAACCAATGATTAATTTACTAACGAAACTTGGAGGGTGGAATTTAACACATTCTGGATTTAATCTTTCCAAAtggaatttacaaaaaagtttacaAGAAGTTCAAAATAG atacaatATGGGAGGATTATTTAATTGGGAAGTTGGCGAAGATGATCGAAATTCTTCACGTCATATTATACAAATTGATCAAGGTGGTTTAACTCTACCAACCAGAgattattatctaaatattaCAGGCCATGCCAAAATTTTAGACGCTTATGAAGA atACATGGTGAAAGTGGCTTCATTGTTAGACCCAACAATCACCGACATAAATGGAACAATTCGACCTCAAGTTAAGGAAATCATACAATTTGAAACTCGTCTGGCAGCAATTTTTTCCCCGGCCGAACAGCGTCGAGATGAGGAACGAATGTATCATAACATGTCGTTGGCGGATTTAGATGAAAAagcaccatttatttcatggacCGATTATTTTAGTGATGCCTTCAAACAAGTTGGTAAAAAAATCACATCGAAAGAAATCGTTGTGGTTTACGCAccagaatatttacaaaatttaacggTTATTATCCGCGAATACAATGGAACGAAAAAGGGACAAATTGCTTTGAGTAATTACGTGATGTGGCAAACTGTCAAATCGTTAACACCAAGTTTATCACGAGAATTTCGTGATGCCTATAAACCGTTGCGTAAAGTTTTAATTGGTTCGGATGGCGGAGAAGAAACTTGGCGTTATTGTGTCCAAGAAACATCAAATGTGTTAGGTTTTGCTGTGGCGGCCATGTTTGTTCGCTTAAATAACGCATCAAAACCAAAACCACTGGCTGAGAAAATTATATCGGAAGTACGTGAagcttttaaagaaaatttaaagcatTTAGATTGGATGGACGCGGAAACACGAAAAGCGGCCATGGAAAAAGCTGATGGTATTTCCGATATGATTGGATATCCCGATTATATTCTGAAGCCAAAACAATTGGATGAGAAGTATGCTGGTTTGGCAGTACGTCGAGATGAATATTTCTCTAATAACATTCGAGTTAACCAATTTAACTTgaagaaaaatttggaaaaattaaatcaacCTGTTAATAAATCTGAATGGG GAATGACTCCACATACGGTAAACGCATACTACACCCCAACAAAGAATCAAATAGTTTTTCCAGCTGGAATTTTACAACGTCCATTCTTCGATATAAACAATCCAACGAGCTTAAACTTAGGTGCAATGGGTGTAATCATGGGACACGAATTAACTCACGCCTTCGACGACGAGGGTCGTGAATACGATACAAAAGGTAACTTAAATCGTTGGTGGAAGAATGCAACAATTGAACGATTTAAACAGAAAACCGCATGTTTTCGTAAGCAATACGATAAATATGAGATTAACAATAAACATGTGAATGGTATCCAGACATTGGGCGAGAATATGGCGGATAATGGTGGATTACGGGCTGCTTATCATGCTTACTTAAAATGGGAGGCAGAACAATTGCAAAAGAATGCAACGAATGGTAATTCAATTGTGGAAACTATGCTACCATTACCGGGATTAAATTTGACACATcgacaattattttttgtttcttttgcgCAAGTGTGGTGTTCAGTTGTCACCGAGGAAGCTACAA ACTTACTAATTGAGAAAGATTCGCATACACCAGCTAAATACCGGGTGATTGGTTCATTGTCAAACTTCAAGGAATTCTCTGAACAATTCGGTTGTAAACCGAACACATACATGAATCCAGAAAGTAAATGTGAAGTATGGTAA